Genomic DNA from Paenibacillus sp. KS-LC4:
AATCATTAAAATCATAATAATCGTCAACCGATTTCGAAAGCTGTTCACGCCAACCACTCCTCATGTTCTTTGCACTCGTTTATTAGTTTAAAGGTGGAACAGGTGCTTCGCTGCGCGAAAGATTGGTCTTCCGATTGCATCGTCCACCTTTTTTCTAAAAAAACCTTGTCCATCCTGAACATCTTATCATACCGATATAGAAAAATGGCATCTGCTTTTTTCACAAAAAAATCCCCCGAGGGTGCAGAGCACAGCTTATCTCAACAAATAAGTCTGCCCACTGCAAGCCCTATGAGGATTCTGTCCCGCTGCTGGAGACGGACAATAGCCATTCAATAGAAAATATATTATTATTGTAAATCCGCTTTATAAGCCTAATTTCTCTAAATGCGCTCTCCTTTTTGCAGCTTTTGCAAAATAAAATGGTGGAGCGTAGCCAGTGGCTGCTGCACCATAATAGACAGAACAACGGGTACGGCGGCCAGCGGGCTGAAATAGCCGAGCGCCAGCACCATGCCCAACGAAATATTGCGCATGCCTGTCGCAAACGATACCGTAATTTGCACCTCCTTGCTTGCTCCGCGCATCGTTCCGATAAAGCCGACAGCGTAGCATAGCGAGACGAGCAATACAACGAGCGGCAAAATCTTGAGCAGGTCGCCCTTCAGCTGCTCGGTATACGGGGCAATTGCCGCTGCATTCAGCGCGACTACCGCCACAAAGCACAGCTTTGAAAGGGGCGCTGCGACAGGCTTAACCTGCTCCAGCAGCCGCCCCCGGCTCCATTGATGGAGCAGCACGCCGAGCAGCGTTGGCAGCACAATGATGAGCAGCAAATCCAGCATGAGCGGTGCGCTTTCGATCTCTACTGCCGTTTGAAAAAACAAATGGAGCCCTGCCGGCACGACAAATGGGCATAAGGCTGAATCAATAACGACCATCGCAAGCATGAGCGGCACGCTGCCGCCTGACATGCCTACCCATAGAACCGTAGACACGCCAAGCGGAATAATGGTGAACAGCACAAGCCCCACCACATAGGGCGACGATGCGCCGAACAACAGCGTGCCGAGGCTATAGGCGATAATCGGACAGAGCACATGGGCGAGCACAAGCGTCCAGGCAAGCACACCCGGCCTCTTCATAACCGCTCCAAGCTCCCTGACCCCGCAGCCAAGCGCCATCGTCAGCGTCACATAAGCGAATAAATAAGGCACGGCAGCCACCATACTGCTAAGCGTATCCGCGAAGATAAAGCCGGCAATTAGCGAAAAGGGTATAATAATAAACATCCATTGCTCAAAATATCGGTTAAAAGCTAGTCCAAATGCTTTCGTAAGCCATCCCTCTTTTGCTATATAAAATGAACGATTGATTGGTGTGAGGTCGATGCTCACCACGGCGAGAAAGGATGGACTTCCATCTGCTGTGTTTTCAATAAAAATAAAATCAAGATGCTGAAGGCAGCCTAGCTGCACTTGCATTCAGCCTTTATAATAGCATAGAACAGCAAGCATCTTTTGCTTTCAGCCTTATATTTATCGCACAAAGGAGTCCGCAGCTTATGGATAGTCATTTTTTTGCTTACATGTACCGCCTCAACTATATTGAGCGATGGAGTCTCATGCGCAATACGACTAAGGAAAACGTTGCCGAGCACTCCTTCCATGTCGCCCTGCTCGTGCATATGCTTTGCGAAATCGGCAATTCGCTTTT
This window encodes:
- a CDS encoding bile acid:sodium symporter family protein; translation: MQVQLGCLQHLDFIFIENTADGSPSFLAVVSIDLTPINRSFYIAKEGWLTKAFGLAFNRYFEQWMFIIIPFSLIAGFIFADTLSSMVAAVPYLFAYVTLTMALGCGVRELGAVMKRPGVLAWTLVLAHVLCPIIAYSLGTLLFGASSPYVVGLVLFTIIPLGVSTVLWVGMSGGSVPLMLAMVVIDSALCPFVVPAGLHLFFQTAVEIESAPLMLDLLLIIVLPTLLGVLLHQWSRGRLLEQVKPVAAPLSKLCFVAVVALNAAAIAPYTEQLKGDLLKILPLVVLLVSLCYAVGFIGTMRGASKEVQITVSFATGMRNISLGMVLALGYFSPLAAVPVVLSIMVQQPLATLHHFILQKLQKGERI